One genomic region from Daphnia magna isolate NIES linkage group LG10, ASM2063170v1.1, whole genome shotgun sequence encodes:
- the LOC116931989 gene encoding chitotriosidase-1 — protein MRLLLLATVFAACVFPYVAAGRFICYFPNWATERQEPWQFGVDNIDTKLCTHLVYAFADLDETTFKIKPNNPAVDIDQEFYRKFTGLKSQNPSLKTMLAVGGVDDSNINDKYSQLVASRENIDVFVGSVVSLLKEYGFDGLDMDWEYPKSDADKTGFINLMVALKDAFAPFNYILSAAVAPITTDLGYDIPALETTADFINLMTFDMHVGWEGWEPDMADHHAPLRKRSFETIDYNVESSVHHWITNGLSASKINLGMPLYGRSWKLASAVTTPPAPAVGVGAPGPFTEDEGYLSYFEICQAVQNEGWQVVQDPDQFIGPYALSPTDVVNWIGYDDIPMLTTKSNYVLSKGLGGAMAWDISSDDYRGACGAGMNPLLTAISRIVVA, from the exons ATGAGATTGCTTTTACTAGCAACTGTCTTCGCTGCTTGCGTCTTTCCGTACGTCGCGGCAGGTcgttttatttgttatttccCCAACTGGGCTACTGAACGTCAAG AACCTTGGCAGTTTGGTGTCGATAACATTGACACTAAACTCTGCACTCATCTGGTCTACGCTTTCGCTGACCTCGACGAGACCACGTTCAAGATCAAACCCAACAATCCAGCCGTAGACATCGATCAAGAATTCTATCGTAAATTCACCGGCTTGAAAAGCCAGAACCCAAGTCTGAAGACCATGTTGGCCGTTGGCGGAGTGGACGACTCCAATATCAATGATAAGTATTCTCAACTAGTAGCAAGTAGAGAGAATATCGACGTTTTTGTCGGCTCAGTCGTCAGCCTTTTAAAAGAATATGGGTTTGACGGGCTCGACATGGACTGGGAGTACCCCAAGTCCGATGCCGACAAGACCGGATTCATCAACCTCATGGTTGCTTTGAAAGATGCGTTCGCTCCGTTCAATTACATCCTTAGCGCTGCCGTTGCTCCTATAACCACCGATCTTG GCTACGACATCCCAGCTCTCGAAACAACAGCTGATTTCATTAATTTGATGACTTTCGATATGCACGTAGGATGGGAAGGATGGGAGCCGGACATGGCTGACCATCACGCTCCTCTGCGTAAACGATCGTTTGAAACGATTGACTACAACGTAGAATCCAGCGTCCATCACTGGATTACCAACGGATTGTCCGCTTCTAAAATCAACCTTGGTATGCCGCTGTACGGACGCAGCTGGAAGCTCGCATCAGCAGTAACGACTCCACCTGCTCCGGCCGTTGGCGTTGGCGCTCCAGGTCCTTTTACCGAGGACGAGGGTTACTTAAGCTATTTTGAAATCTGCCAGGCTGTTCAGAACGAAGGCTGGCAAGTTGTTCAAGATCCGGACCAGTTCATTGGACCGTACGCTCTGTCGCCTACCGACGTCGTTAATTGGATCGGCTACGACGATATCCCCATGCTCACCACCAAGAGCAACTACGTCCTTTCCAAAGGATTAGGTGGAGCTATGGCGTGGGATA